Sequence from the Microplitis demolitor isolate Queensland-Clemson2020A chromosome 2, iyMicDemo2.1a, whole genome shotgun sequence genome:
acagttgatttattcaaacttaataattaccatatttttttttacgtagaaattgaagataaaaaaaaacaaatataaatatgaggaTAAAATATTgtggtattattattatataaagagcaattatACCATAAAAGTGCGGATTGCACTGTGATTTCTGAGTCATGAAAAAAAGAGATGTAGCGAAGGTCATAAATGTGCGGCAatccattgaaaaatttaaaaaataaaaaatagttgataaatatataacattccTTAATATTTGCTCGTAAATTTTCCTATGACATAAATTAACTAGACTACATTTGAATAAATGCAgtaattattctttatttatttaaaatatatataaatatatgagataatGCGCAATCTCAAGCGTTTTCCAGTGTATCGGTTCCAGTCTACTGACCGATATCCTAATGACTAGACTGCAGTGAATGTCAACtccatatataaaatatatatgtatatatattaacgggtgattaataaatgtatCGTGATGAAGTTTATAAAcaagacatatatttttttatcaatacaatGCAGCtgcatgaataataaaattgtctcgtcttgaagattaaaaaaaaatagtacgtaaggttttattgttattattaaagatgaaattatatattatatatttttaaaaatttatctcgtGTCGTGTCTTTTGTCTTTGAGAAAACATACATTagattaaagatttttaaattgttaatcatTTAAAGATTAGTATTGTGAAAGTATTCGAGAATTTCGCAAAGACTTATCTTGTCATTATCCGCTTATCAAACTTCAAAGataccaataaaatttaacatttaaaagtatttgattgtatattaaatttaaaaccgaGGCAGGACCACGGTTAATCTTGACCCCGTTCAATTTAAATGGACGCCTTGGCGCCAAACGATTTTGGCGGTCGAGTTGCGGGTCCTCGAccgatattcaaattaatttaatttttttaaaaattcatgtttaaatttttagtgctCGTGATTTAGAGGAGAGttttttaattggtaattGAAAAAGCCCTTGAGTAATAATTGTTACGACAGACGCAAATAAAAAGTGAAGTTAATTGACCTGAGATTTATAGCGCGacgacataaatatttatataattatttatttatagtttatatccaaggatttatatatttatttacttttatgtaaTGACAATagagattaattattaattaatttttaaaattctcacagcaattttttttaatttgtaaaattttaatttttatatttttgacgtaaaaaaaaaattgagtcttttttaataaataattttttagatatcaattgtctgtaaaaaatttttattattctcatatttatataaataatttatttaaaaaaaaaaaaactatttttaataattagcatgatttatcttttatttatttatctagttAATTAAGTCTAGTGTAATGATCttgtatacataaatattacgATAAGAGATACTGCAAATATTTGTTCACTTGAATTTtcattatgataaaaaaataattagtttttttaaaattataaaataattaaagaaatattttctttaatatttttttccttgatTATTCGTAAGTGTGATAACGTcatttacaaagaaaaatatccTCTgagtgatttttattattattatgaacgcgataaattttaaatgctaaTTGTATACAAGCATAAATTTTACGCgcgaaaaaaaacttcaaatatttcatattaaatctggacattttatttatcacagttttttttaatagtaagtaaatatttttttttttttttttttttttttgaatgattgattaatcaaaaaatgagTAATTACAACTGatagattaaatatttataaaaataattggcgggaaaataaaataaattatttatgtttaaaaatagaatatgATTACAAGTatgtatattgatatatatttatttccacgTATAATATATGACTGAAAAAAGTACAAAGtacaattattacttttatcagTAATCTTTTctatgaatacttttttttaattagtcaaaataattaaattctaaataattaaataaatttttactaaaacgataaaaattataaatttatatattttttttaggctgatatttataaatatattctgttaaattaaaaaatttttttttcttatgcataatttatgttaatttttttaattatctaagaAGTCTTGAATAACAAcagcaaaatatataaataaataaataaataatacaacaattatcttaaattaagTGTTCAAggatattttcaattatttttattacaatgaaaagtaataaattaatttttattgctgcGCAGAcgtcagtttttttaaaaaaattatttaaatttaaatatttttcctgATGGAGGACTCTGTCATTTTTACCGCCgctgttatttaaaaataaattattgtaattaaaatttaaaaagttcaaATCTATATTAATAAGTCATTAACTTATCTGTCGCACTTACTTTCGAATTagaatgttttatatttataacaatcactCAAGGACAATTCGTAAtgtatatcaattaatttgcAAATTagctttcattaattttaaatatttttaaaatcccgGCGCCGATTCCATTTCGTccttagaaattttgtaatcaGCTCAGGGATTTGGTAATAAATTGACAAGGACAAGAAGCTTTccaatttacttttatatgcAGGAAGACGTAATTGTAAATAGTGTatggaattttaattacatttactacataatatatattgatatacaaTAAATAGTCATTATCATTTCACgcgtaatattttaaaaaaactttattttgtcatttaaataaaatagactatcagtaatttaataattattattgtctgTCTATtctagaataaataatatcagtaaatatatatatatatatatatatatatatatatatatatatatatatatatatatatatatttgttgaggaataaaagataaataaataaatagaatgtgaagaagaaatttaaaaaaagatggcggcaaaatcgaaaatttaaaggaCACGCTCATTGAtattttggatattttttgacttgggttgataaaataattattttaaagttcataattaaaatattgataatttatcagTAATTTGTATGCTAGTTTGTTGCTAACCAATGAATTTTTTcggtataataataaattggccggtaaaaatgaaatttaaaaagcgcggggtttttaaattttttaaatttaaaatgggtgataaatttgaatttttttggtttaattaGGGATCAAAATTAGCATACGATGACAACAAAATTATGGAAAGCGTTTTCGAGAAGAAGAGTTGACGATGACCTGGAAGGCAAAGGGGAACTAGCGCGAGTCCTGGGATTATTTGATTTAACGGCACTGGGAGTTGGCGCGACACTGGGGTTGGGGGTTTATGTTCTCGCAGGAAGTGTAGCAAAAGAAACTGCCGGTCCTGCTGTTTGCATTTCATTTCTCATTGCTGCATTTGCGTCAGCTCTCGCGGGtaagtggaaattttttaaaaatttttatatatttttttgttggtgatttatttttatcacaggTTTATGTTACGCTGAGTTCGCTTCTCGTGTACCCAAAGCAGGATCCGCATATGTCTATAGTTATGTTACCGTCGGAGAATTTATCGCTTTCGTCATTGGTTGGAATCTCATCCTCGAGTATGTAATCGGTAAGTTTTGTAACGAAGTTctctgtatttaatttaaatttgttaaattaattcttcAGGTACTGCGAGTGTTGCTCGAGGTCTCAGTAATTACGTTGACTCCTTGATTGACAATAAGATgagaaattactttttttcaattatgcCAATAGAAGTGTCATTTCTCTCTGACTACCCGGATTTTTTTGCTTTCGGTGTAGTCATGCTGCTCATTATTCTTCTTTGCGTCGGAGTACAGGAGTCATCGTACCTCAATATGGGATTTACGGCAATTAATATGGTGACGATTTTAATTGTCATTGTCGCAGGATCTATCAAAGGTAAGCAGCAGTCAGCGAACCAATAAAACgccgaaatttaaaataataaaatagtttttatgtAAACTTTGCAGCTGATCCGGCAAATTGGAACATCGACCCGGCGAAAATTCCTCCAGAGTTCAAAAATGCTGGGACCGGTGGATTTATGCCTTTTGGAATAAGCGGAGTTATGATCGGAGCAGCGAAATGTTTCTATGGATTCGTCGGGTTCGACGCGGTCGCCGCCACAGGAGAAGAAGCGAAAAATCCACAAAAAACAATTCCGCTTGCGATAGTAATTTCTCTTGCTGTCATCTTCGCGGCCTACTTCTCTATCTCTACAGTTCTTACGATGATGTGGCCTTACTATGACCAAGtcagtcaataaaataaaaataaaatcctgtAGTcatcactgaaaaatttaatttaaataaataaattatttttttggcaacAGGATTCAGAAGCGCCATTTCCTTATGCCTTCCAGCAAATTGGCTGGCCGGCAATTATGTGGATCGTTAATGTCGGCGCTGTTTTTGCTCTCTGCACTAGTCTTCTCGGTGCAATGTTTCCACTTCCTCGGATTCTCTATGCCATGGGAAGTGACGgggtgatttttaaatttcttgcCAAAGTTGACAGAAGAACTCAGACACCAATAATGGGAACAATCGTTTCCGGTCTGCTGATAGGTACCAAAAACTTGACTTTACCTCTAATTCAATACcgcgaagattttaaaaaaaaaaatttcatcccGTTTCAGGTTTGATGACTCTCATGTTCAATCTCGAGCAATTGATCGACATGATGTCCATTGGAACCCTGCTAGCGTACTCCATAGTCGCCATTTGTGTCCTTCTTCTCAGGTACCAGAAGACGAATCAAACtgtaaaacttcccgctagtACCATGTTGGAAGATGATCTTTCACTTCTAGATTATTTCAAACGGATCTTCAATATCTACAACCAGAAAGTCGCCACCAAATTATCCAGCAGAGTCGCCAGCTGGGGTGTCTTTGTCTTCTGTAAGTTATATTTCTTCTCTAGCTTATTTCTATTTACTAAAGAATATACTTTTCTGTCCACAGCAATTTCAGTATTCATCCTGGGTGTGATTATCACCCACACAAGCTTTGAAAATAAGCCattgaatatatttacatacatagttttaacattaattgttttaattatcatttttactgTCATTGCCATCAGCAGACAACCGGTCGATCCAATATCCCTCGactttaaagtaattaaaaaaaattctttttttcacggggtttaatttaatatatatcatactattttatttaatgtatttatttaaataggttCCATTTGTGCCGATCGTACCTTGTTGCagtatattcataaatttatttctcatgcTGCAACTAGACGTTTTTACATGGATAAGATTCGTCGTGTGGATGATTataggtaattattatttattaattaccaaGGGTAGTAATGAAGGTGCCGTTTTTGGACAATATACAATGatgcaattttaaatatttttttttaggtttctgtatttatttcttctaCGGTATTCGGCACAGCTTGCAAGGTCAACGTGATAGATTACTAACTAATCCACCACCTCATGCATACACAAATCCTGTGAGATTAGTAACTAagttttgaagaaaaaaaaaattttaattacaaattcattaaaattatgagtgaGAAAGTAACAGACACagtcattataattttgaaataaataaacaaagtgttaattagaaaaaaataaaaaaatgcgcattgacagaatttaaaaatctgtatgcgcatttttttatttttattttttaaattgttcgttcgtttgtaatttaaaatttatctggtGTCTGGTGCGTTCATACTCGtgatattttatcttttttactgAGCGGTAAAAGTTTATACTGTAAAATGTATAAAGCCCAGCAATGAAAGTTGcagtgtgtaaaaaaaaaatgaagaaagagATATAAACTCAAAGCTttattgattatcaatatTACTATTGACATGACCGTTTTTTGAcggtttatttttgtaaatactttttatataatttattcgtcTTATCTCTTGCTGTATATACTGTTAATGTAAATAGTAAAGAGACatgtgtatataattattattgcagCTACAAATTTGTATCTGtttataaagatttaaatattattattattatatattttatgctaaataaataaaggatttcttaaaatatacgtcagctgatttttttctataaatttttattgcgcgcgatatttaaaattttattttccgaaCACTGTGTGCGCTTAACAAACAAAAATGTTTGCTTAGATGATTAAAATAgtgatagtaattttaaaaagataacTAATTTGCTTAACTAtgcatttgataaaaaaaaaatgcggaACTTGAAAaggaataattgaaaaaattaattcctcAACACGTAGTTGAGTTTCGtataaaagtttgaattttttttgagaccgcagtagatatttttaacaattcaaGGGAAGCTCGTatacaaataacaataatttttaaaaattttttactttattaattaattaaaaaatttttgttttttttttttatctaaattttttaaaaaataaaaaatgttgcggctgtttaaaattttcatagccgttgtatttataaataaatcgataaataTATGTCTGGCAGAGCCACCAAATATACATCTGAATAATGTAAACTTCGTAGTGGGAATTTTCGAAGACAATCCTGTTGATCCTGGTCGATTGAAGTATTTGGGACAGGGCGTTTTAGTTCATCACAGAAGTGTTCTTACAGCATCGATTAATTTGTTTGAGTATGACtgataaattactatttcCTACTGTAATCGatagtttatatattaaattattattatattaaaatctttttatccTCATCAATTTAGGGATATGGATTTACTTATTCGTGTATACGCTTGGTCAAAAAAGTCAGACACCGATTTTCAATCATCAAAACTTGAGTTTTTTGAACGTGatgtacaaaatattatattttttgacgaGATGCCGGAAATCGCTGCACTGTATTTGGAAAAACCTGTCAATAATATCCCATTTATTAAGGAACTAAATTATGATACTTTCGACACCCACAATGCGAATAATGAATGTgctttagttaaatttaaatt
This genomic interval carries:
- the LOC103572124 gene encoding cationic amino acid transporter 3-like — translated: MTTKLWKAFSRRRVDDDLEGKGELARVLGLFDLTALGVGATLGLGVYVLAGSVAKETAGPAVCISFLIAAFASALAGLCYAEFASRVPKAGSAYVYSYVTVGEFIAFVIGWNLILEYVIGTASVARGLSNYVDSLIDNKMRNYFFSIMPIEVSFLSDYPDFFAFGVVMLLIILLCVGVQESSYLNMGFTAINMVTILIVIVAGSIKADPANWNIDPAKIPPEFKNAGTGGFMPFGISGVMIGAAKCFYGFVGFDAVAATGEEAKNPQKTIPLAIVISLAVIFAAYFSISTVLTMMWPYYDQDSEAPFPYAFQQIGWPAIMWIVNVGAVFALCTSLLGAMFPLPRILYAMGSDGVIFKFLAKVDRRTQTPIMGTIVSGLLIGLMTLMFNLEQLIDMMSIGTLLAYSIVAICVLLLRYQKTNQTVKLPASTMLEDDLSLLDYFKRIFNIYNQKVATKLSSRVASWGVFVFSISVFILGVIITHTSFENKPLNIFTYIVLTLIVLIIIFTVIAISRQPVDPISLDFKVPFVPIVPCCSIFINLFLMLQLDVFTWIRFVVWMIIGFCIYFFYGIRHSLQGQRDRLLTNPPPHAYTNPVRLVTKF
- the LOC103572125 gene encoding uncharacterized protein LOC103572125 — translated: MLRLFKIFIAVVFINKSINICLAEPPNIHLNNVNFVVGIFEDNPVDPGRLKYLGQGVLVHHRSVLTASINLFEDMDLLIRVYAWSKKSDTDFQSSKLEFFERDVQNIIFFDEMPEIAALYLEKPVNNIPFIKELNYDTFDTHNANNECALVKFKLNKSFTKVQVKQRGIKPLGNFKEIGCRGNIVSKIYDFYSHDVKNYFCVLETGKKNCHTEAGAALVCESYLNPGYYYLAGINILKDNCELMFANTQILINSIYKKKRRGHSSNPEEGENVRAKMPNSPFFAFLH